Within Micromonospora parathelypteridis, the genomic segment GCCGCGTCGGCGTCCAGCCCGCAGTGCGCCACCAGGATGTCGGTGATCTCGGCGGTCATCGGGCGACCATGAGTGACGGTCATCGGGTCCTCCTGTGGGTTACGTCGGGCTCCGCGGCGGACGCGGGGCGCGGTGCGGGGGTGGCCGTCGGTCGCTGCGCGGGCGCCGCTGCGGGCGCGGCGAGCAGACGGTCGACCAGGCCGGTGGTGTAGCGGCCCTTGCGGAATGCGGCGTCGTCGAGCACCCGCCGGACGAACGGGATGGTGGTGTGCACGCCCGGCCCGGCGATGACGAACTCGTCCAGGGCGCGTTCGAGGCGGTTGAGGGCCAACTCCCGGTCCGGCGCCCAGACGATCACCTTGGCCAGGAGGGAGTCGTACCAGGGGCCGATCAGGTAGCCGGCGCTGGCGTGGGTGTCCACCCTGGTGAACGGGCCGCCGGGTGGCGTGAAACGCTCCAGCCGCCCGGGTGTCGGGGCGAAGTCGCGGTCGGGGTCCTCGGTGTTGACCCGGCACTCCACCGCGACGCCGTGCAGGTGGATCTCCTCCTGCCGCCAGCGCAGCGGCACCCCCGCGGCGATGTGCAGCTGCTCGTGCACCAGGTCGATCCCGGTGACCATCTCGGTGACCGGATGCTCCACCTGAATCCGGCAGTTGATCTCCAGAAAGTGGAACTGTTCCTCGGCGTCGACCAGGAACTCCAGCGTGCCGGCACCGACGAAGCCGACCTGGAGCGCACCCCGCAGCGCGGTCTCGGCGATGGTGTCGAGGACGGCGGCGGGCAGCGCCGGGGCGGGCGCCTCCTCGACCAGTTTCTGGTGCCGGCGTTGCACCGAGCAGTCCCGGGTGCCCAGGTGCACCCCGTTTCCGTGGGAGTCGCAGAGCACCTGCACCTCGACGTGCCGCGCCTCGCTGAGGTAGCGCTCGACGTACACCCGGTCGTCGCCGAAGGCGGCCTGGGCGGCGGCCCGGGTGCGGGCGTACGCCCGGCGCAGCTCACCCGGGGTGTGCACCACGGTCATCCCCCGGCCGCCGCCCCCGGCGGTGGCCTTCACGATCACCGGGTAGCCGACGGCCTCAGCCACCTCCGCCGCCGCGGCGGCGTTCGGCACCGGCGCGACGCTGCCCGGCGACAGTGGAAGCCCGGCACGGCTCATCAACGCACGTGCCGAGGACTTGTCGGCCAGTGCGGCCATCACCGCTGGCGGCGGGCCGATGAAGGTCAGCCCGTTGTCCGCGCAGATCTCGGCGAAGTCCGCGTCCTCGGAGAGGAAGCCGTAGCCGGGGTGCACGGCCTGCGCGCCCACCTGCCGGGCCGCCTCGACGATCGCCGCGGCGTTGAGGTAGCTGCGCCGACTCGACGCGGGTCCGATCCGGACGGCCTGGTCGGCGAGGCGGACCACCGCCGAGTCGGCGTCCGCGGCGGAGTAGACCACCGCCGTTCGCACGCCGAGCTCCTTGCAGGCGCGCAGCACCCGCAGCGCGATCTCGCCCCGATTGGCGATCAGCACGGTCTCGAACATGGTCAACCACCCTGCGCGGTCATGCCGGGTCCAACTCGACAAGCGGCTGGTCGTACTCGACGGGGTGGCCGTCCTCGACCAGGATCGCGACCACCCGGCCGGCGCGGTCGGCGGTCACTTCGTTCATCAGCTTCATCGCCTCGACGATGGCGACCGGTTGGCCCGGGCGGACCAGGTCACCCACGGCGACGAAGGGCTTCGCGCCCGGCTCCGCCGCCCGGTAGAAGGTGCCGACGATGGGTGCCCGCACCGCGGCACGCCCCGGCACCGCCGGCCAGTTCAGCGCCGCTGGTGGGCCGGCTGGGGACGCGCCCGGCGGCACCGCCGCCTCGGCAACCTCGGGAGGTACGTCCGCTCGGGCCGGGTCTTCGGGGTGCCACTCGACCTCGAGCACCGCCGGCCCGCTGCGTAGCCGGATCCGACGCACCGGCCCGGCCAGTTCGGCGATCAGGTGCTGTGCCTGCCGACGCAACCCGGCCAGCGCCTCCTCGCCGCTCACCCCGGCGTCGTGGGTCGCCTCGACGGTCGTCATCGCCCCGTCGCCGGTGGTCACCGCACACCTGCCCGGGCACCGGCGCGGGTCGCGCCGAACCGCCGGAAGCGCTGCCGGCGCAGGCGGACCAGCATGGCGGGCGGCACGTCCAGCAGCGGCAGCAGATTGGTCAGCAAGGCCGCGCGCAACCGGTGGGCGGTCTCCGCCGGATCGTCGTGCGCGGCGGTCGACGGCTCCGGCACGACCTCGTCGACCACGCCGAGCCGGCACAGGTCGGGTGCGGTCAGTCGCAGCGCCCGGGCGGCCTGCGGCGCCGCCGACCGGTCCGGCCAGAGGATGGCCGCACAGCCCTCGGGGCTGATCACCGAGTAGACGGCGTTCTCCAGCATCAGCACCCGGTCGGCGACCGCCAACGCGAGCGCGCCGCCGCTGCCGCCCTCTCCGGTGATCACCGCGAGCACGGGGGTGGGCAACACGGTGAGGGTGAGGATGTTCTCCGCGATGGCCGCCGCCTGGCCCTGCTCCTCGGCGCTCACCCCGGGGTCGGCGCCGGGGGTGTCCACGAGAGTGACCACGGGCAGGCCGAGCCGGGCGGCGAGGCGCATCAGCCGCAGCGCCTTGCGGTGCCCGGCCGGGCTGGCCATACCGAAGTTGTGCGCCACCAGTTCGGCGGTGGTGTGGCCCTTCTGATGGCCGATGACCATTACGTGCCGGTCCGCCAACCGCGCCACACCGCCCACGATGGCCGGGCAGTCCCCGCCGAGCCGATCGCCGTGCAGCTCCACGAACCCGTCGAAGACCGAGTCGAGGTAGTCCAGCGTGGTGGGTCGACCGGGGTGTCGAGCCATCCGGACGGTGTCCCACGCGTCGCGTACCGCCGGGGCTGCTGGGGTGGTCGGCGGCGTCACGGCGGCCGCCGGGTCCGCCGACGCCGCGCCGTCGCCGGTGAGGCGCTCGCGAAGCGGTGCCGGCTCCTGCCGGGGTACGGGCGGACGGGCGGCGCGGGCCGGACTGGTGGCGGCGAGCAGCGCCCCCAGCCGTCCGCGCAGCGACCGGCGCTGCACCACCATGTCGACCTGCCCGTGCCGGAGCAGCACGTCGGCGGTCTGGAAGCCCTCCGGCAGTGCGCGGCCGGTGACCTGGCGGATCACCCGGGGGCCGGCGAAGCCCATTCGCGCGCCGCTCTCGGCGAGCACCAGATCGGTGTTGGTGGCGAACGACGCGGCGACCCCGCCGTAGGTCGGATCGGTGAGGACGCTCACGGTGAGCAGACCCGCCTCGCGCAGCGCGGCGATGGCCTGACTGACGGTGGCCATCTGCATCAGTGACAGCGCGCCCTCCTGCATCCGCGCACCGCCGGAGGCGGTGATCAGGATGAGCGGGATGCGGTCGTCCAGTGCCCGTTCGGCGGCGCGGGTGATCAGCTCACCCACCGCGCAGCCCAGGCTGCCGCCGAGGAAGCGGAAGTCCATCACCGCCAACACGGCCGGGTGCCCACCGATGGTGGCCGTGGCGCAGACGACCGCCTCGGCCAGGCCGGTGCTGGCCCGCGCGGCGCTGAGCCGGTGCGCGTACGGCAGCACGTCGACGAAGTCGAGCGGGTCCGCCTCGGGCAGTTGGTCGGGCAGTGGGCGCAGCGATCCCGGGTCGACGAGTTGGCGCAG encodes:
- the accB gene encoding acetyl-CoA carboxylase biotin carboxyl carrier protein — protein: MTTGDGAMTTVEATHDAGVSGEEALAGLRRQAQHLIAELAGPVRRIRLRSGPAVLEVEWHPEDPARADVPPEVAEAAVPPGASPAGPPAALNWPAVPGRAAVRAPIVGTFYRAAEPGAKPFVAVGDLVRPGQPVAIVEAMKLMNEVTADRAGRVVAILVEDGHPVEYDQPLVELDPA
- a CDS encoding acetyl-CoA carboxylase biotin carboxylase subunit — encoded protein: MFETVLIANRGEIALRVLRACKELGVRTAVVYSAADADSAVVRLADQAVRIGPASSRRSYLNAAAIVEAARQVGAQAVHPGYGFLSEDADFAEICADNGLTFIGPPPAVMAALADKSSARALMSRAGLPLSPGSVAPVPNAAAAAEVAEAVGYPVIVKATAGGGGRGMTVVHTPGELRRAYARTRAAAQAAFGDDRVYVERYLSEARHVEVQVLCDSHGNGVHLGTRDCSVQRRHQKLVEEAPAPALPAAVLDTIAETALRGALQVGFVGAGTLEFLVDAEEQFHFLEINCRIQVEHPVTEMVTGIDLVHEQLHIAAGVPLRWRQEEIHLHGVAVECRVNTEDPDRDFAPTPGRLERFTPPGGPFTRVDTHASAGYLIGPWYDSLLAKVIVWAPDRELALNRLERALDEFVIAGPGVHTTIPFVRRVLDDAAFRKGRYTTGLVDRLLAAPAAAPAQRPTATPAPRPASAAEPDVTHRRTR
- a CDS encoding acetyl-CoA carboxylase carboxyltransferase subunit alpha — encoded protein: MTATAPREDQLWSRCAGCASLLYRKRLRRNLDVCPECGEHARLAAPERLRQLVDPGSLRPLPDQLPEADPLDFVDVLPYAHRLSAARASTGLAEAVVCATATIGGHPAVLAVMDFRFLGGSLGCAVGELITRAAERALDDRIPLILITASGGARMQEGALSLMQMATVSQAIAALREAGLLTVSVLTDPTYGGVAASFATNTDLVLAESGARMGFAGPRVIRQVTGRALPEGFQTADVLLRHGQVDMVVQRRSLRGRLGALLAATSPARAARPPVPRQEPAPLRERLTGDGAASADPAAAVTPPTTPAAPAVRDAWDTVRMARHPGRPTTLDYLDSVFDGFVELHGDRLGGDCPAIVGGVARLADRHVMVIGHQKGHTTAELVAHNFGMASPAGHRKALRLMRLAARLGLPVVTLVDTPGADPGVSAEEQGQAAAIAENILTLTVLPTPVLAVITGEGGSGGALALAVADRVLMLENAVYSVISPEGCAAILWPDRSAAPQAARALRLTAPDLCRLGVVDEVVPEPSTAAHDDPAETAHRLRAALLTNLLPLLDVPPAMLVRLRRQRFRRFGATRAGARAGVR